CGTCCTCGGCGGCCTCGTCGTCCTCTTCGAGCTCCAGCCGCAGTTCGTGATGGCGCACTTCCTGCTGTCGCTCGTGCTGCTGGCGAACGGGATCCTGCTGCACCGGCGAGCCGGGGAGCCCCGCGGGCCGGCCCGGCCGCGGGTCGCGCCGGTCGTCCGCCGCGCCGGCGCGGCGCTGCTCGTCGCGATCAGCGTCGTCGCGGTGACCGGCACCGTCGTGACCGCCAGCGGACCCCACGGCGGCGACGCCAAGGCCAAGCGGTTCTCGTACAGCATCCCGCAGGTCGCCCGGGTCCACGGCAGCGCGGTCGTCGTGTTCCTCGCCCTCACGCTGGTGACGTTCGCGCTGCTGCGTCGCACGCGCGCGTCGGCCGACGACCAGCGTCGACTCGGGATCGTCCTGCTCGTCGCGGTGGCCCAGGCCGCGATCGGGTACATCCAGTACTTCAACGGCATCCCGGCGCTGCTCGTCGGGATCCACATCGCTGGCGCCACCGCGGTGTTTGCGGCGGTGTTCCACTTCTGGCTCCACCTCACCGACCACGAGCCGGCCGCGCCGCCGCCGGTGGACGTCGTCGAGCCGGCGCTGGCGTCGGCCTGAGCGCTCGCGGCGTGCGGCTCGGCGGGGACCCGTGGCCGCCGGTGGCGCGCCGCGCCGCCCGC
This DNA window, taken from Acidimicrobiia bacterium, encodes the following:
- a CDS encoding COX15/CtaA family protein, encoding MSVLRRLPRVSPAAYRRITFAAALLLAVIIVTGGAVRLTGSGLGCPDWPNCDPGHLTPRSAADVNAMVEFLNRVFTALVSVAVGLAVVGALLRRPRRADLVWLSLGLVAGFVAQAVLGGLVVLFELQPQFVMAHFLLSLVLLANGILLHRRAGEPRGPARPRVAPVVRRAGAALLVAISVVAVTGTVVTASGPHGGDAKAKRFSYSIPQVARVHGSAVVVFLALTLVTFALLRRTRASADDQRRLGIVLLVAVAQAAIGYIQYFNGIPALLVGIHIAGATAVFAAVFHFWLHLTDHEPAAPPPVDVVEPALASA